The proteins below are encoded in one region of Levilactobacillus namurensis:
- a CDS encoding acetoin reductase: MSEEKRVAVVTGSGRGIGKGIAERLAKDGYAVVIADYDADTAAATAEELKQKGFDAVSVKGDVSDPAAHKAFVKAAVDNFGRLDTYVNNAGIAQIKLLQDETPEDMQKIFSINVFGDLYGIQAATAQFEKQDDGDQIRKIINASSIAGHIAFDLLGAYSATKFAVRGLTQAAAKELGKKHITVNAYCPGIVGTSMWSLIDEEMVKQLGGTKGEYLKKYSESITLGRVETPEDVANYVSYLGSHDSDYMTGQSVQIDGGIQFI, encoded by the coding sequence ATGAGTGAAGAAAAACGCGTGGCAGTAGTTACCGGTTCCGGCCGCGGGATCGGTAAAGGCATCGCCGAACGGCTGGCTAAAGACGGGTACGCTGTAGTCATTGCCGACTATGACGCCGACACCGCCGCAGCGACCGCTGAAGAACTGAAGCAAAAGGGCTTCGACGCCGTCAGTGTTAAGGGCGACGTTTCCGACCCCGCCGCACATAAAGCCTTCGTAAAAGCCGCCGTTGACAACTTCGGCCGCCTAGATACTTACGTCAACAATGCCGGAATCGCTCAGATCAAGTTGTTACAAGACGAGACCCCCGAAGACATGCAAAAGATCTTCAGTATCAACGTCTTCGGTGACCTCTACGGGATCCAAGCGGCGACCGCTCAATTTGAAAAACAAGACGACGGTGATCAGATTCGCAAGATTATCAACGCCTCCAGTATCGCCGGCCACATTGCCTTCGACTTACTGGGCGCTTACTCCGCCACCAAGTTCGCCGTTCGGGGCTTGACCCAAGCGGCTGCCAAGGAACTGGGCAAGAAGCACATCACGGTCAACGCTTACTGCCCTGGAATCGTCGGGACCAGCATGTGGAGTCTGATCGACGAAGAAATGGTCAAGCAGCTGGGTGGAACTAAGGGCGAGTACCTGAAGAAGTACTCCGAGTCCATCACCTTAGGCCGCGTGGAGACGCCAGAAGACGTCGCCAACTATGTCTCCTACCTGGGCTCTCACGACTCCGATTACATGACCGGACAATCCGTTCAGATTGACGGTGGGATTCAATTCATCTAA
- a CDS encoding AraC family transcriptional regulator — MLFTTFSVEKPLLYYKGGEFSAQGAWCHRPMYHKGDYELILCLKGPIYLQIDDQKITVSPNEIVLIPPFTPMTGYQDSDTPVDFYWLHFFSQHKETTFEADENAMFSEIKTNKNSKHRLSLPLHFKLPDYESATILIHQILSIHNELSSIEERDYLVSALLIQLYKSYFNHFDVQSDRVKINDMKEWIRANMSSTLTVAEIADNMHLNVDYLTRLFKKCTGMTTLQYLNHIKIEVATLLLIRTEMSVKQIAAASYFNDSKVFMRRFKKSTGLSPSEYRKSYNLIHLNNPHVDPQIPIPKRIVDSIDYIPENGNVPEDSPSPNSRNL; from the coding sequence ATGCTCTTTACAACTTTCTCAGTTGAAAAACCGCTACTTTATTACAAGGGCGGCGAATTCTCAGCTCAAGGGGCCTGGTGCCATCGCCCCATGTACCATAAGGGGGACTACGAATTAATCCTCTGTCTAAAGGGGCCCATTTATCTTCAAATCGATGACCAAAAGATAACGGTATCCCCTAACGAAATCGTACTAATCCCCCCATTTACCCCAATGACCGGTTATCAAGATTCTGATACCCCCGTCGATTTTTACTGGCTTCATTTCTTTTCACAACATAAAGAAACGACCTTCGAAGCTGATGAGAATGCCATGTTTTCGGAAATTAAAACGAATAAGAATTCAAAACATCGGCTTTCCCTTCCCCTGCATTTCAAGCTACCCGATTACGAAAGTGCAACAATCCTGATTCATCAAATTCTATCGATTCATAACGAGCTTTCTTCCATCGAGGAACGCGACTATTTGGTATCCGCGCTATTGATTCAGCTCTATAAATCTTATTTCAACCATTTTGACGTTCAAAGTGACCGTGTGAAAATCAACGATATGAAGGAATGGATCCGGGCTAATATGTCGAGTACGCTAACCGTAGCTGAAATTGCCGATAATATGCACCTGAACGTCGACTATCTGACCAGGCTATTCAAGAAGTGTACCGGGATGACGACGCTTCAATACCTAAACCACATCAAAATTGAAGTGGCTACCCTACTCCTCATCAGAACGGAAATGTCCGTCAAACAAATTGCGGCTGCTTCCTACTTTAACGACTCTAAGGTTTTCATGCGGCGCTTTAAAAAATCCACGGGGCTGTCCCCCAGTGAATACCGGAAATCGTATAATCTTATTCACTTAAACAATCCGCACGTTGACCCACAAATTCCCATTCCAAAACGAATTGTGGATTCGATCGACTACATTCCCGAGAATGGAAACGTCCCCGAAGACTCCCCCAGTCCCAATTCACGAAACCTTTAG
- a CDS encoding MFS transporter, producing the protein MNSNNTDQNVAAAQAMLASDKLPFHRKLTYGFTDMAGNLLYTLIGSYMLYFFTNVFGLAVGTAGVLLLLGRFIDALGAPIMGVLVDHTHSKYGKNRPWFLWMALPFTISVWLLFTTPALGSTAKIIYAGAMYIVAELTYTALSTPITSVLPNLSANSDERTSANSIRMVLGNVGNFFAVTFVMPLASFLGNGNERRGWSLAVGLYAVIAFIVLMIAFFDMREKNIGEEKIITIRESVKATKNNWPWVLIVLANLLLWTAYSARNAALPYYFQYNLDNKSLISIFNGFSIIQIIGMAAVPFVVKYLHKWGTTILMLAMTMVGQVWIGFAGTNVTSALVGWCLACIGSGSAMTMFFSMVGDTVDFGEWKNGIRANGFLTAMGASFCIQMGSGIGSFIAARILAAFGFTAAKAVQTAESLSAISFTFIWVPVIIYALSAVCMVFYRKWEKHEPIVTEELAERRAQEEATTEH; encoded by the coding sequence ATGAATTCGAATAATACGGATCAAAATGTGGCGGCTGCGCAAGCTATGCTGGCCAGCGATAAGCTGCCATTTCATAGAAAATTAACGTACGGCTTTACGGATATGGCCGGGAACCTGCTCTATACGCTGATTGGTTCCTATATGTTGTACTTCTTCACTAACGTCTTTGGCTTAGCCGTGGGGACCGCCGGGGTGCTGTTACTCTTAGGGCGGTTTATCGATGCGCTGGGGGCGCCCATCATGGGGGTCCTAGTTGACCACACCCATAGTAAATACGGGAAGAATCGACCGTGGTTCCTGTGGATGGCGCTACCGTTTACCATCTCAGTCTGGTTGCTGTTTACCACACCAGCTCTGGGGAGCACGGCAAAAATTATTTATGCTGGTGCCATGTACATCGTTGCGGAATTAACTTACACGGCTTTATCGACCCCAATTACCTCCGTTTTACCCAATCTTTCAGCGAATTCGGATGAACGGACTTCGGCTAATTCGATTCGGATGGTCTTGGGAAACGTGGGGAATTTCTTTGCGGTCACGTTCGTGATGCCACTGGCTTCGTTCCTGGGTAACGGGAATGAGCGGCGCGGTTGGTCGTTAGCCGTTGGATTATATGCGGTGATTGCCTTTATTGTCCTCATGATTGCCTTCTTCGATATGCGGGAAAAGAACATCGGAGAAGAAAAGATCATTACGATTCGAGAAAGTGTCAAAGCCACCAAGAACAACTGGCCATGGGTCCTCATCGTGCTGGCTAATCTGCTTTTGTGGACGGCCTACTCAGCACGGAATGCGGCCTTACCCTACTACTTCCAATATAATTTAGATAATAAGAGCTTGATTTCAATTTTTAACGGGTTTTCTATCATTCAGATTATTGGGATGGCCGCCGTTCCGTTTGTAGTTAAGTACTTACATAAGTGGGGGACCACGATTTTAATGTTAGCCATGACTATGGTGGGACAAGTCTGGATCGGCTTTGCGGGAACTAACGTGACCTCGGCCTTAGTTGGCTGGTGCTTAGCCTGCATCGGTTCTGGTTCGGCCATGACCATGTTCTTCTCCATGGTTGGGGATACCGTTGACTTTGGTGAATGGAAAAACGGCATTCGGGCCAACGGTTTCTTAACGGCGATGGGCGCGTCATTCTGTATCCAGATGGGGTCCGGGATTGGCTCCTTCATCGCAGCCAGAATCTTAGCGGCATTTGGCTTTACGGCAGCGAAAGCCGTTCAGACGGCCGAAAGTTTATCCGCCATTAGCTTCACGTTCATCTGGGTACCCGTGATCATTTACGCGTTGAGTGCCGTCTGCATGGTGTTCTACCGTAAGTGGGAAAAGCATGAACCAATCGTGACCGAAGAATTAGCTGAACGGCGGGCCCAGGAAGAAGCTACAACGGAACACTAG
- a CDS encoding acetoin reductase, which translates to MSEEKRVAVVTGSGRGIGKGTAEQLAKDGYSLVIADYDANTAAATAKELNQNGFDAVSVAGDVSDPAAHQAFVKAAVDNFGRLDTYVNNAGIAQIKLLQDETPEDMQKIFSVNVFGDLYGIQAAAAQFEKQDDGDKIRKIINASSIAGHVAFDLLGAYSATKFAVRGLTQAAAKELGKKHITVNAYCPGIVGTSMWSLIDEEMVKQLGGTKGEYLKKYAESITLGRVETPEDVANYVSFLGSTKSDYMTGQSVQIDGGIQFI; encoded by the coding sequence ATGAGTGAAGAGAAACGCGTGGCAGTAGTTACCGGTTCCGGTCGAGGCATTGGTAAAGGAACTGCTGAACAATTAGCTAAAGACGGGTACAGTCTGGTGATTGCCGACTACGACGCTAACACCGCCGCGGCCACCGCTAAGGAACTGAACCAAAACGGCTTTGACGCCGTCAGTGTGGCCGGTGACGTTTCCGATCCCGCAGCCCACCAAGCCTTCGTGAAAGCTGCCGTTGACAACTTCGGCCGCCTAGACACCTACGTCAACAACGCCGGAATTGCGCAGATCAAGCTGTTGCAAGACGAAACGCCCGAAGACATGCAGAAGATCTTCAGCGTGAACGTCTTTGGTGACCTTTACGGGATCCAAGCCGCCGCTGCCCAATTCGAAAAGCAAGACGACGGTGACAAGATTCGCAAGATCATCAACGCCTCCAGTATCGCTGGCCACGTGGCCTTCGACCTGTTAGGGGCCTACTCCGCGACCAAGTTCGCTGTTCGGGGTCTGACCCAAGCGGCTGCTAAGGAACTGGGCAAGAAGCACATCACGGTCAACGCCTACTGCCCAGGAATTGTTGGAACCAGCATGTGGAGCTTGATCGATGAAGAAATGGTCAAGCAGCTAGGCGGCACCAAGGGTGAGTACCTGAAGAAGTACGCCGAATCCATCACCTTGGGTCGCGTAGAAACACCAGAAGACGTGGCCAACTACGTCTCCTTCTTAGGATCCACCAAGTCCGATTACATGACGGGCCAATCCGTTCAAATCGACGGTGGGATTCAATTCATCTAA
- the recQ gene encoding DNA helicase RecQ translates to MDLAAAQKVLKTTFGYDDFRPGQRAVIEHVLAGENTLAIMPTGGGKSLCYQIPALLFEGITVVVSPLISLMKDQVDALNDSGIPATYINSTLEWPEIQDRLAALHQGAFKLLYVAPERLDSAAFLHALGQLPIDLLAVDEAHCISQWGHDFRPSYLELSTAIEQLPTHPRVLALTATATQQVATDIRERLQIPADDEVNTGFARDNLNLAVVKDQDTDRYILDYLKVNADQSGIIYASTRKEVKRLTDLLTRNHVNVAPYHAGLPDQERRQNQEDFLYDRVQVMVATNAFGMGIDKSNVRFVIHAQVPGTLEAYYQEAGRAGRDGLPSEAILLYRSQDLQIQHFFIDQSEMDDAHKQSAYRKLQKMSQYANTQGCLQQFILSYFGEASAPCGRCSNCKDDRESQDITTDVQKVLSCVVRMRARYGKGIVAQVLTGARNKRVLDQQLDQLPTYGIMRNQRQKSVGELIDFLIASGYLQSVGGQYPTLQVTALGVTVLRGEQQVFRKMARQAQRLAPEDDALFGQLRELRHQLAEEQHVPPFVIFSDRTLHDMCAVQPTTPAGFLEVRGVGQSKLDKYGDAFMQVIRENQA, encoded by the coding sequence ATGGATTTAGCGGCGGCACAAAAGGTCCTCAAGACGACCTTTGGGTATGATGATTTTCGTCCGGGACAGCGGGCAGTCATCGAACACGTTCTAGCGGGGGAGAACACCCTGGCAATTATGCCGACCGGTGGCGGGAAATCGCTATGCTATCAGATTCCGGCACTGCTTTTTGAGGGAATCACGGTGGTGGTCTCGCCCCTGATCTCGCTGATGAAGGATCAAGTGGACGCCTTAAACGACAGCGGAATTCCGGCGACCTACATCAACAGTACCCTGGAATGGCCGGAGATTCAGGACCGGTTAGCTGCCCTGCATCAGGGGGCGTTCAAGCTCCTGTACGTGGCGCCCGAACGATTAGATTCAGCGGCGTTCTTACATGCGCTGGGCCAGTTGCCCATCGACTTGTTGGCGGTCGACGAAGCCCACTGTATCTCACAATGGGGCCACGACTTTCGGCCCAGCTACCTGGAACTGAGTACGGCTATCGAACAGTTGCCGACCCATCCCCGGGTACTGGCGTTAACTGCGACTGCCACGCAGCAGGTGGCCACGGATATTCGGGAGCGGCTACAGATTCCGGCCGACGATGAGGTCAACACGGGATTCGCCCGGGATAACCTGAACCTAGCGGTGGTCAAGGACCAGGACACCGACCGGTATATTCTGGATTATCTGAAAGTGAACGCGGACCAGTCGGGCATCATCTATGCCAGTACCCGGAAGGAAGTTAAACGGCTGACGGACCTGTTGACCCGGAACCACGTTAATGTAGCGCCGTATCATGCCGGCTTGCCCGACCAGGAGCGGCGCCAGAACCAAGAGGACTTTCTCTACGATCGGGTACAGGTGATGGTCGCCACCAACGCCTTTGGAATGGGTATCGACAAGAGTAACGTGCGGTTCGTGATTCACGCTCAGGTTCCGGGGACCTTGGAAGCCTATTACCAAGAAGCTGGCCGGGCTGGTCGGGACGGACTGCCCAGTGAGGCAATTCTCCTGTACCGGTCGCAAGACTTACAGATTCAACACTTCTTTATCGATCAGTCTGAGATGGACGATGCACATAAACAGAGCGCTTACCGGAAGTTACAGAAAATGAGTCAGTACGCCAATACCCAGGGGTGTCTCCAGCAGTTCATTTTGAGCTACTTCGGGGAAGCCTCGGCGCCCTGTGGCCGGTGCAGTAACTGTAAGGATGACCGCGAGTCGCAAGACATCACTACGGATGTACAGAAAGTTCTGTCGTGTGTGGTGCGGATGCGGGCTCGGTACGGGAAGGGCATCGTGGCGCAGGTCCTGACGGGAGCGCGGAATAAGCGGGTCCTGGACCAACAGTTGGATCAGTTGCCGACTTACGGCATCATGCGTAACCAGCGGCAAAAGAGTGTGGGGGAACTAATTGACTTCTTGATTGCCTCAGGCTACCTCCAAAGTGTTGGGGGCCAGTACCCGACGTTGCAGGTCACCGCTTTAGGGGTCACGGTCTTACGGGGAGAACAACAGGTCTTCCGCAAGATGGCCCGGCAAGCGCAGCGGCTGGCTCCGGAAGACGATGCCTTATTCGGTCAGTTACGGGAATTGCGGCATCAGTTGGCTGAGGAGCAACATGTTCCGCCGTTTGTGATCTTCTCCGACCGCACGCTACACGACATGTGTGCCGTGCAGCCCACGACTCCAGCGGGCTTTCTGGAAGTCCGGGGCGTCGGGCAGAGCAAGCTGGATAAATACGGCGATGCGTTCATGCAGGTCATTCGTGAGAATCAAGCTTAG
- a CDS encoding glycoside hydrolase family 127 protein: protein MQMTEDKLQLKHVEITSDFWQRYRELVVKEVLPYQWQVMNDEADISISEDPQNNGQDKNSHAVANLKIAAGQQTGHHYGFPFQDTDVYKWLEAAAYSFNYHPDADLRKITDNLIDLIADAQEDDGYLSTYFQIDAPERKFKRLQQSHELYTMGHYIEAGVAYYQATHNEKALDIAKRMADCINRNFGLGDGQIPGFDGHPEIELALARLYEVTQNDTYLKLAHYFLTQRGQDPDFFDKQLAVDGRSTDRDIIQGMQEPDLTYFLAAEPIKDQQVPQGHAVRVVYLCTGMAYVARYTHDQDLLDACHRFWNDLVKRQMYITGNIGSTTTGEALTYDYDLPNDTMYGETCASVGMAFFARQMLNLDAKGEYADVLEKELFNGALSGMSLDGKHFFYVNPLEADPVASKLNPGKSHVLTHRADWFGCACCPANLARLITSVDHYLYTVKDRTILSHQFIANRATLANGIQIEQMNNFPWEGDIQYTVHNPQQEAFRLGLRIPAWSPKFQLTVNGHADTAKVQNGFVYLDIAEATTTITLSLDMAVKFMRANNRVNADFGKVAVQRGPIVYAAEAVDNQQSLGQYQVSPGDTTHYQFDQQLLNGVGVVTVDAHRAVTDDTTQALYTDQDSNQETASLTLIPYYAWANRDEGQMRVWLNRQFQ from the coding sequence ATGCAAATGACGGAAGATAAGCTCCAACTCAAACATGTTGAGATTACATCGGACTTCTGGCAACGCTATCGGGAACTAGTGGTGAAGGAAGTGCTCCCGTATCAGTGGCAGGTCATGAATGATGAAGCGGACATTTCAATTTCAGAGGATCCGCAAAATAATGGGCAAGATAAGAACAGTCATGCCGTAGCGAATTTAAAGATTGCGGCTGGCCAGCAAACGGGGCACCACTACGGATTCCCGTTTCAAGATACGGATGTTTATAAATGGCTTGAAGCAGCGGCTTATTCATTTAATTATCATCCGGATGCCGATTTACGCAAGATTACGGATAACTTAATTGACCTGATTGCGGATGCTCAGGAAGATGACGGTTACTTATCGACTTACTTTCAGATTGATGCGCCAGAGCGGAAGTTTAAGCGGCTCCAACAATCGCATGAGTTATACACGATGGGGCACTACATTGAGGCGGGCGTGGCTTACTATCAAGCAACCCATAATGAGAAGGCTTTGGACATTGCCAAGCGGATGGCCGACTGCATTAACCGTAACTTTGGCTTAGGCGATGGTCAGATTCCGGGATTCGACGGTCACCCAGAAATTGAACTCGCTTTAGCGCGCCTGTATGAGGTCACGCAAAACGACACGTATTTAAAACTGGCCCACTATTTCTTGACCCAACGTGGTCAGGACCCAGACTTTTTTGATAAGCAGCTTGCGGTAGATGGCCGTTCGACCGACCGGGATATTATTCAAGGCATGCAAGAGCCCGACTTAACGTACTTCTTGGCGGCAGAACCAATCAAAGACCAACAAGTTCCCCAAGGGCATGCGGTACGGGTGGTCTACCTGTGTACGGGGATGGCCTACGTGGCCCGTTATACGCACGATCAAGACCTTTTGGACGCTTGTCACCGATTTTGGAATGATCTGGTGAAGCGCCAGATGTACATTACGGGAAACATTGGGTCGACGACCACCGGTGAGGCGTTAACCTACGACTATGATTTACCCAATGACACCATGTATGGTGAAACTTGTGCATCCGTGGGGATGGCGTTCTTTGCGCGGCAGATGCTGAATCTAGATGCTAAGGGCGAATATGCAGATGTTCTGGAAAAGGAGCTCTTTAATGGCGCCCTTAGTGGGATGTCCTTGGACGGTAAGCACTTCTTCTATGTAAATCCGTTGGAAGCTGATCCGGTTGCCAGCAAGCTGAATCCGGGTAAATCGCACGTCTTAACGCACCGTGCGGATTGGTTTGGCTGTGCTTGTTGTCCAGCTAATCTGGCTCGGCTGATCACGTCGGTGGACCATTATTTGTACACGGTTAAAGACCGTACAATTTTATCCCACCAATTTATCGCGAACCGGGCGACGTTGGCCAACGGTATTCAGATTGAACAGATGAATAACTTCCCTTGGGAAGGCGATATTCAGTACACGGTTCACAATCCACAGCAAGAAGCGTTTAGATTAGGCTTGCGAATCCCAGCTTGGTCACCTAAGTTCCAACTGACGGTCAACGGTCACGCTGATACAGCTAAGGTTCAGAATGGTTTTGTCTATTTGGACATCGCTGAGGCAACTACGACGATCACGCTGAGCCTGGATATGGCGGTTAAGTTTATGCGGGCCAATAATCGGGTGAACGCTGATTTCGGTAAAGTAGCTGTTCAACGGGGGCCAATTGTCTATGCCGCTGAAGCCGTAGATAATCAGCAATCGTTAGGCCAGTATCAAGTATCTCCTGGTGATACCACCCATTACCAGTTCGACCAACAATTGTTGAACGGGGTAGGTGTCGTGACGGTTGATGCGCACCGAGCAGTGACGGATGATACGACTCAAGCTCTGTATACCGACCAGGACAGTAACCAAGAGACAGCGTCGTTAACGTTGATTCCATACTATGCATGGGCCAATCGCGATGAGGGGCAAATGCGGGTTTGGCTGAATCGGCAATTTCAGTAA
- a CDS encoding C69 family dipeptidase: MTKRIKGSCTTILVGKKASIDGSTIISRNDDGHEALDPERFVVVNPEDQPRNYQSVISKVQIKLPNNPLRYTSIPNSILTNGIWPAAGINSENIAMSATETITTNSRVLGIDPYVDGGIGEEDLVTLVLPYIHSAKEGVERLGALLEEFGTYEPNGIAFSDNNEIWWLETIGGHHWAAKRIPDDAYVVAPNRMNIDDFDFNADDTLSSADLEDLIATYHLNPDFDRVNLRHIFGSASIKDTVYNNPRAWFGQKYFNPEIEHNPMEQDLPFICHANRKISIEDVKFVLSSHFENTKYDVYGNGSEADKTLFRPIGINRNHDVHILQIRNDVPQEIAGIHWMAFGANTFNTVVPFYANVNDTPAVYKDADGEFNINHMYWLSCTTALLGDTDYDLYVDLRNTFALEAMGAYRKIQNDTDAAIADQSDVTAYLQAANEKLANESFKRQTKLLGDMVIMGSEHMKLRYNLND, encoded by the coding sequence ATGACGAAAAGAATTAAAGGTTCATGTACCACGATTTTAGTGGGTAAAAAGGCCTCCATCGACGGCTCCACGATCATTTCGCGGAACGACGACGGGCACGAAGCCCTCGACCCAGAACGCTTCGTGGTAGTTAACCCCGAAGACCAACCACGGAATTACCAATCGGTTATCAGTAAAGTTCAAATCAAATTACCGAACAATCCTCTACGTTACACGTCCATTCCTAACTCGATCCTGACTAACGGCATCTGGCCCGCAGCCGGCATCAACAGTGAAAACATTGCGATGTCCGCTACCGAAACCATCACCACTAATTCCCGGGTCTTAGGCATTGACCCTTATGTTGACGGTGGTATTGGTGAAGAAGACTTGGTTACCCTGGTTCTGCCATACATTCACAGTGCTAAGGAAGGGGTCGAACGCTTAGGCGCCCTGCTGGAAGAATTCGGAACTTACGAACCTAACGGCATCGCCTTTTCCGATAACAACGAAATCTGGTGGTTAGAAACCATCGGGGGCCACCACTGGGCCGCTAAGCGGATTCCGGATGACGCCTACGTGGTTGCACCTAACCGGATGAACATCGACGACTTCGACTTTAACGCCGATGACACGTTGAGTTCTGCCGACTTAGAAGACCTCATCGCCACCTACCACTTGAACCCCGACTTCGACCGCGTTAACCTGCGCCACATCTTCGGGAGTGCCTCCATTAAGGACACGGTCTACAACAACCCCCGGGCATGGTTCGGTCAGAAATACTTCAACCCAGAGATCGAACACAATCCGATGGAACAAGACCTGCCGTTCATCTGCCACGCGAACCGCAAGATTTCCATCGAAGACGTCAAGTTTGTCCTGAGTTCTCACTTCGAAAACACCAAGTACGACGTTTACGGTAACGGCTCCGAAGCCGACAAGACCCTCTTCCGGCCAATCGGTATCAACCGGAACCACGACGTGCACATCTTGCAGATTCGTAATGACGTGCCACAAGAAATCGCCGGGATTCACTGGATGGCCTTTGGGGCCAACACCTTCAACACGGTGGTTCCGTTCTACGCGAACGTCAACGATACGCCGGCCGTCTACAAGGACGCCGATGGTGAGTTCAACATAAACCACATGTACTGGTTGAGCTGCACCACCGCCCTCTTAGGGGATACCGACTACGACCTGTACGTTGATCTGCGGAACACCTTCGCCTTAGAAGCCATGGGCGCTTACCGGAAGATCCAAAACGATACGGACGCTGCCATCGCCGATCAATCTGATGTGACGGCTTACCTCCAAGCAGCCAACGAAAAACTGGCGAATGAATCCTTCAAGCGTCAGACCAAGTTACTGGGTGACATGGTCATCATGGGCTCCGAGCACATGAAGCTCCGTTATAACTTAAACGACTAA
- a CDS encoding FAD-dependent oxidoreductase, producing MGKKIVIVGGVAGGASVAARARRLDEQAQITIYEKGPDVGFSNCSLPYYLSRTVASAPELVMMTPKRFKAQYNVDAVVNHEVVAIDAVARTVKVKNCQTGDLTTDHYDELFLAPGTVANRPRQIAGINGDQVFTMRNVTDVVALDDYLHDHQATHVAVIGGGFIGIETAENLTRAGYRVTLIEQRAQVLPTLDDELVQIIHKHLRDHHVQLLLGQQVTEISKSAVTLATGKTVPATAVVVAAGGTPAVQLAVEAGVTLGATGAIQVDQQYRTNLPHVYAVGDAIEVPDALTRQARQLGLAWPAQMEARRAVDHVYGRTTRNRGFYGAQCLPVFELNVATVGYTEAASRAQGWSVKSALVIPEDKVGLMPDAHPIYLKVVFDALTGEIFGAQAVGQGDVDKQVDIVATVMQQHGTVEDLGDLELCYQPEFSTTKNAVNFAGLVATNLLNGEYRQVPVTAVRDLVAQGADIIDVREPDEYARGHVVTARNIPLSQFRQRLGEIAHDHPVYLHCASGKRSYNVTRAWENLGYTNVVNVSGSFNALCEYEYFRDVTEQRKPIVTAYSFNL from the coding sequence ATGGGAAAGAAAATTGTGATTGTTGGTGGTGTGGCCGGAGGTGCTTCCGTGGCGGCTCGCGCACGACGCCTGGATGAGCAGGCCCAGATCACCATTTACGAAAAAGGACCGGACGTGGGCTTCTCGAACTGTTCGTTGCCCTATTACCTCTCCCGGACGGTCGCTTCGGCGCCGGAGTTGGTCATGATGACCCCTAAGCGGTTCAAAGCGCAATATAACGTGGATGCCGTGGTCAACCATGAAGTCGTTGCGATTGACGCGGTCGCGCGTACCGTTAAGGTCAAAAACTGCCAGACCGGCGACTTGACCACCGACCACTATGATGAGCTGTTCTTGGCCCCCGGGACGGTGGCCAATCGTCCGCGCCAAATTGCGGGCATCAACGGCGACCAGGTCTTCACGATGCGCAACGTCACCGACGTAGTGGCGTTAGATGACTACCTGCACGACCACCAAGCGACTCACGTGGCGGTAATCGGCGGTGGGTTCATCGGTATCGAGACCGCGGAGAACTTGACGCGGGCGGGGTACCGGGTGACCCTGATCGAGCAACGGGCGCAGGTTCTGCCAACCCTAGACGATGAACTGGTTCAGATTATCCATAAGCACCTGCGCGACCACCACGTGCAGCTCTTACTTGGGCAACAGGTCACAGAAATCTCAAAGTCAGCGGTGACCTTGGCGACCGGGAAGACCGTGCCCGCGACCGCAGTGGTCGTGGCCGCTGGTGGGACGCCGGCCGTACAATTAGCCGTTGAGGCCGGCGTGACCTTAGGCGCTACGGGGGCCATCCAGGTCGATCAGCAGTACCGCACCAATCTGCCGCACGTCTACGCGGTGGGGGATGCCATCGAGGTGCCGGATGCGTTGACCCGCCAAGCCAGACAACTAGGATTGGCCTGGCCGGCTCAGATGGAAGCCCGCCGTGCCGTCGACCACGTGTATGGGCGAACAACGCGTAACCGGGGGTTCTATGGTGCCCAGTGTCTACCGGTCTTCGAGCTGAACGTGGCGACGGTCGGCTATACGGAGGCGGCTAGTCGAGCCCAGGGCTGGTCCGTTAAGAGTGCGCTGGTGATCCCAGAAGATAAGGTGGGGTTGATGCCCGATGCCCACCCCATTTATTTAAAGGTCGTCTTTGATGCCCTGACCGGTGAGATCTTCGGTGCCCAAGCCGTGGGTCAGGGGGATGTCGATAAGCAGGTCGACATCGTGGCCACGGTGATGCAACAACACGGGACCGTTGAGGACTTGGGCGACTTGGAGCTGTGTTACCAACCCGAGTTCAGTACCACCAAGAACGCGGTGAACTTTGCGGGCTTGGTCGCCACTAACCTCTTAAATGGGGAGTATCGGCAGGTCCCCGTCACTGCCGTCCGTGACTTGGTCGCTCAGGGAGCCGACATTATTGACGTCCGGGAACCTGATGAATACGCGCGGGGCCACGTGGTTACGGCCCGTAACATCCCCTTGAGTCAGTTCCGGCAACGCTTAGGGGAAATCGCCCATGATCACCCGGTTTATCTCCACTGTGCTTCGGGGAAGCGTAGTTATAACGTGACGCGAGCCTGGGAGAACTTGGGGTATACCAACGTGGTCAACGTCTCCGGGTCGTTTAACGCTCTATGCGAGTACGAGTACTTCCGCGACGTGACGGAGCAGCGTAAGCCCATCGTTACGGCGTACAGCTTCAACTTATAG